The DNA window GAAAAAAACCTATATAGGGATCAAACCCCATGGCCTCGAGGATCGCCTGAAGTTCCCTGGTCACAAAGGAGTAGCCAAACGAAAGAAGCGCGTTTACAGGGTCGGTTGAGGGATAAAACACTCTCCCCGGAAAAACTCTTCCATGCCCCAGACATCTGGCAAAGGCCCCGAAATAGAACCTGGCTGCCGCCCCTTCGTACCCCAGAAGGGATTGAATATTCTGCGCTCTGGATTCAATATGGTCCAGAATCTCCTGCAGAGAGGCCCTCTCACTGAAAACAAATTCGCTGTGTCCGCTGTGGTGGTAATCCTGGAGAACATCCATGCCGTTTCTGATCTTGGCTGTGACATATCTTTTAGAAAATTCAAAGCGCTTCGATTCATCGGTGAAAGTTTCGTACTGGAAAGCCCGCAAGACTGAATTTTTTCCTGCTCCACTCACCAGTCGTCCCTTGAAATGCCCGTTCAAAGTCATAAAAGAGACATCACAACCGGCATCCAGAAGCCCCAGCATGGCCTCAGAGGTCACCTGGACTCCTCCGAAAACAACCAGGCACTTCACATCACGCATGGCCCTGTCCGCCAGCACCTCCTCTTCCTTAATAACCTGCACATGAGGACCCTTTTTGCGGATATATGCGCCCTGCTCGACTACATAGAGGAAGGACATAGGCTGCTCCTTTGGGGTGTGGGGGGAGAAGGGGAAAAGAGGTAGCGAGAAATGTGCCGGAAATGGTTTTTTCCGGCACGAGATTTATGGAGGTATGTGCTTTAGAACCGGAATGTCAAAGAGCGGAGTTACTGAAAAACTATCCTTTATTTATTTCGCATCTGATGACACCAAGCGGCACTGTGCCATCAATCAGGTTACGGGTTTTGCCATATCCTTTTTTATGTGTAGTTTCATTCATCCTGCAGAGATGCATGCCTGTATCCATGGGGCTTGCAGGACGATCACTGAAAGTCATACATTCCAGATGTGAAAACCTACCTACTCGAAGATAGGTAATATTTTCGCGGTTCATCTGCGAATTGTAATCATCGATAATCCGGTCAATCGCATTGGATGCTCTAACATTTTTTCCATCATAATACTTCTCAGATTCCTTTATCAGATTACCCGGTTCGTCAATGAGATAGTTAAATGTTGCAGCAATAATCCAACTGATATTTCTGAATTTACTTAACACCTCATTTTTGTCCTGCATATATTCTTTTGAAGCAATTGAGATTTGAAATTCAAAATCAACATTCTCTTTGACCACCTCAACAAACATATCAATTCCCATTGGTCCTGCCTTTCTGCCCTCAGTGACAGTATTCCTGACCATTACTATTTCAGTGCTGTCCGGCGGCAGTTTCGCATCCGTTACCTTTATAAAACGGAATGGATCATTATCAGGTTTCATATTTCCTGTCCCAAGGCACACTATTGATTCTGCCATATTAGCAAGTTTGTTGCCTTTTAATCTCCTTATTTCAGCTTCATTATTCAATTTTGCATTCACATTTTTATATCCCTTTTCTCTTGCAAGTTCATCGAGAACTGCTGTACGAATAGCTCCTTTTATACTTGAACCGGGTATATACGCAGTTCCTGAAAAGGGGAGACAATGCACAAGAAGCTGATTGTTGAGATCGAATAATTTCTTTTTATACATATCATTAAATGATTTTGACACGTGGGCACGATGCACCCATTGTTCCCTTATCGAGGGATTAAAGCTGTCATGGATACACTTTTTAAGAGATAAAATCTGATCTCTGCTTTCTGAAGCTTTTACAAACTTTTCTGCAAAATCCTGATCACTTTTAAGCATTCCTTCAATATCGACACGGTAAAACATGCCATCTTTGACCACATATTCCAGTGGATCAACAGTATTTTCCTGCCCAGCCCCTACATGTACCGGAAGCATTGTTTTTCCCTTTACATTCCATTTCCTGAAGAGTCTCTTTTCAGCCATCTTTTTCCTCGTTTCCATATAAGTCCCCTGGAAGCGGGTATGGTACAGCCATACAGTTCTCTATAATACGATTGTCATCTTTATGAATATCCCTCAGCACTTTTCCATAACAATCCTTATTATTTAACGCATGAAACAAAGACCCTGGAACAGTCTGCATTACCGGAAACTTGAAAGGATTCCTGTTTCCTGTTCCCTGCCACAATTTTCCGTATTTGGCCTCAACAGACCATCGTGACCTGTGCATGTCAATATCCTCACAAGGCACCATTCTCGAAAGAGACATAAACTTCAAACCTGAACCTTCCATTGTGAAACTATCTTCAATTATACTTTTTATTTTCAATAAACCTGTGCCTATTGTAGTATCTCTTCCATACCCTGTTGAGAACATCAGTTCGATTGCATTCTGAAAAGCGCCTTTTTCTAATACTGTAAAAGCATAAATATCCACCTCTTTCCAGATCCCCTTGTACCATGCCTGACTAACCTGATATAAACCATGTTCGGGCAGGCTAGTACCGGTAATTCTGTGGATAGTATTGCGCAGCAGTTCAACATTTTCAGGCATGGAATCTGAGAGATCATTTTCAGGGATCTCTGTTAATTTCCACACTGCTTTTTCTGCAGAATCTCTTTTAACCCACTTTGCATTTTTAAGATTTTTCCATTTCTGATGTTCACCGATTCCTGCATCCTTTCCTGGAGAAAAGAATCTTGACATCAGTCCAATTGGCAAAGGCAGGTATCCGGAAGGGAAGCCATCTGAGAACACAATATCAGGAACTCCATTTAATGCTCTATTGATGACTCCCTCTATCCCTTTTTCACCTTCGTTGAGAGCCACAGCCCAGCAGTAATGCCCAAAGAGAGTATCTGAGCGGATAGGTGTACCTACCGGCCCCTGAGGCTCAACAGTTACTTTTAATATCATTTCTCAAGCCTCCCTCACTCAGGTATATTGGCCAGAAGCGCATCGGTGTCAGGGTATTCACCCTGCTCAAGGCCGCTAAGTACTATCTCTCTGAAGGCTATTTTACCACATCCGCGTGATCCGGAACCTCCAAGGGTATCGTTTTCGAGCCATTTAAGACATTTCTTTACAACATTAAATAGTTTCTTATCTCTTTCGCCATTATCGCCTGTATCAAAAAACCGGTAAACAAGTTCAAAATAGAATGTGGTACCTGGAGTAACTCGCTCCATGTTTCGCAGTGAACCGTTTTTGGCAGTCCCTGTAAGCCGGTTTATTGCAGTACTGTATTTTATTTCGATCTGTTTTTCCGGATCATACTCTCCCTTCAGTTGGCTGTCACGTACCAGCAGCCGAGTAGGGCCATTTTTATGCTCGTTCTGTGAAGTGCCAAAAATTCTGCATACTTCACAGTCCTCATTATTGCAATCGCAAACCGAACCTTTACTGCTGTTGAACCTTCCAAGTCTCCATTCAGCCAAGAATCGCATTTTTCCCTTAACCGATGAACCTGGAATATAAGGGGCACCATTACAAGGGTTGCGAACAACCTGGTTGTCGAGCCCCCCTATTTCTA is part of the Fibrobacter sp. genome and encodes:
- the cas1 gene encoding CRISPR-associated endonuclease Cas1, with translation MSFLYVVEQGAYIRKKGPHVQVIKEEEVLADRAMRDVKCLVVFGGVQVTSEAMLGLLDAGCDVSFMTLNGHFKGRLVSGAGKNSVLRAFQYETFTDESKRFEFSKRYVTAKIRNGMDVLQDYHHSGHSEFVFSERASLQEILDHIESRAQNIQSLLGYEGAAARFYFGAFARCLGHGRVFPGRVFYPSTDPVNALLSFGYSFVTRELQAILEAMGFDPYIGFFHEISYGRPSLALDLMEEFRHPFVDRLVLRLFNKQILDDDDFRTEDNGQVFLKKDSLKIFIKHYEEWANLVNRAGNDEGELSWRQAIWRQGEKLRHAIEHNSEYFPFSWRNEAGNSNGNARGAAQL
- the csm5 gene encoding type III-A CRISPR-associated RAMP protein Csm5; this encodes METRKKMAEKRLFRKWNVKGKTMLPVHVGAGQENTVDPLEYVVKDGMFYRVDIEGMLKSDQDFAEKFVKASESRDQILSLKKCIHDSFNPSIREQWVHRAHVSKSFNDMYKKKLFDLNNQLLVHCLPFSGTAYIPGSSIKGAIRTAVLDELAREKGYKNVNAKLNNEAEIRRLKGNKLANMAESIVCLGTGNMKPDNDPFRFIKVTDAKLPPDSTEIVMVRNTVTEGRKAGPMGIDMFVEVVKENVDFEFQISIASKEYMQDKNEVLSKFRNISWIIAATFNYLIDEPGNLIKESEKYYDGKNVRASNAIDRIIDDYNSQMNRENITYLRVGRFSHLECMTFSDRPASPMDTGMHLCRMNETTHKKGYGKTRNLIDGTVPLGVIRCEINKG
- the csm3 gene encoding type III-A CRISPR-associated RAMP protein Csm3; amino-acid sequence: MKLLGLIKLNSNIVVIDGLAIGSGRDDIEIGGLDNQVVRNPCNGAPYIPGSSVKGKMRFLAEWRLGRFNSSKGSVCDCNNEDCEVCRIFGTSQNEHKNGPTRLLVRDSQLKGEYDPEKQIEIKYSTAINRLTGTAKNGSLRNMERVTPGTTFYFELVYRFFDTGDNGERDKKLFNVVKKCLKWLENDTLGGSGSRGCGKIAFREIVLSGLEQGEYPDTDALLANIPE